One Salminus brasiliensis chromosome 5, fSalBra1.hap2, whole genome shotgun sequence DNA segment encodes these proteins:
- the ankib1b gene encoding ankyrin repeat and IBR domain-containing protein 1 isoform X2 produces the protein MGNTATKFRKALINGDEVLAYQLYEGNPQFKESLDPNTSYGEPYQHNTPLHYAARHAMTRILRSFLFSKDGNPNKRNVHNETALHVLCMGPHILLPEGALQPRLARPYEDERRRSDCLQMILKWTGAKLDRGEYESADVNATDNKKNTPLHYAAASGMKTCVEFLVKRTADLFAENENKETPCDCAEKQHHKELALSLESQMVFSTDPNAEDIEAEYAALDRREFYEGLRVQDLRRLKDMLIVETADMLQAPLFTAEALLRAHDWDREKLLEAWMSNAEDCCQRSGVQMPTPPPRGYNAWDTLPSPRTPRTTRSSITSPDEISLSPADDDQSLCGICMCAASMFEEPVDIPCGHEFCRACWESFLNLKIQEGEAHNIFCPAYDCFQLVPVEVIESVVSREMDKRYLQFDIKAFVENNPAIRWCPRAGCDRAVRLAGQGPGASASDPLSFPLLQAPAVDCGKGHLFCWECQGQAHEPCDCQTWKMWLQKVSDMKPEELAGVTVAYEDAANCLWLLTNSKPCANCKSPIQKNEGCNHMQCAKCKYDFCWICLEEWKKHSSSTGGYYRCTRYEVIQQVEEQSKEMTVEAEKKHKSYQELDRFMHYYTRFKNHEHSYELEDRLLKTAKDKMEQLSKVLSGREGGPPDTTFIEDAVHELLKTRRILKCSYPYGFFLEPKSTKKEIFELMQTDLEMVTEDLAQKVNRPYLRTPRHKIIRAACLVQQKRQEFLASVARGVAPNDSPEAPRRSFAGGTWDWEYLGFASPEEYAEFQYRRRHRQRRRGDMSSLRSNTPDSDDHNPGALDSELLGCGQRAGLPMPHGSLDEDDPNILLAIQLSLQESGLAAGAGGGGVDAQELLAHEASMGAIGTSLPSRLDPLLHGVDVPRAALSSSELLEVGDSLKKLGNISGQNVPQRFNNLGNPNPACQPTGDPFPPPDGEMETTDMDPADNANLLGNIMAWFHDMNPQNISLVPPAAPSDPEFGARAPEQPGENPFQQWPPEGDRGVSEFCSTEEREPIRPTQLDLVSVDLPSAPPLVVQTSEDPETPHPHHSETPKCDSDPDQPSSSSSEWEGQVHLV, from the exons ATGGGGAACACGGCGACCAAGTTCCGCAAAGCACTGATCAACGGAGACGAGGTTCTGGCGTACCAGCTGTACGAGGGGAACCCGCAGTTCAAAGAGTCTTTGGACCCCAACACCTCGTACGGAGAGCCTTACCAGCACAACACCCCGCTGCACTACGCTGCTAGACATGCCATGACTCGGATACTCAG GTCCTTCCTCTTCAGTAAGGATGGAAACCCAAACAAGCGCAATGTGCACAACGAGACGGCTCTCCACGTGCTGTGCATGGGGCCGCACATCCTGCTGCCAGAGGGGGCGCTGCAGCCCCGCCTGGCCCGGCCGTACGAGGATGAGCGCCGCCGGTCCGACTGCCTGCAGATGATCCTGAAGTGGACCGGTGCCAAGCTGGACCGCGGCGAGTACGAGAGCGCCGACGTGAACGCCACGGACAACAAGAAAAACACCCCGCTGCACTACGCCGCCGCCTCAGGGATGAAGACCTGCGTGGAG TTTCTGGTGAAGCGGACCGCCGACCTGTTTGCGGAGAACGAGAACAAGGAGACTCCGTGTGACTGTGCGGAGAAACAGCATCATAAGGAGCTGGCCCTCAGCCTGGAGTCTCAGATGGTTTTCTCCACGGATCCCAACGCTGAGGACATTGAGGCGGAGTACGCTGCCCTGGACCGCCGGGAG TTTTATGAAGGTTTGCGGGTGCAGGATCTGCGGAGGCTGAAAGATATGCTGATAGTGGAGACGGCGGACATGCTGCAGGCTCCTCTTTTCACCGCAGAGGCTCTGCTCAGGGCTCACG aCTGGGACAGAGAGAAGCTTCTGGAAGCGTGGATGTCTAATGCTGAGGACTGCTGTCAGCGCTCCGGCGTTCAGATGCCCACTCCACCACCCCGAGGCTACAACGCCTGGGATACACTCCCTTCACCCCGAACCCCACGCACCACCCGCTCCTCCATCACCTCCCCCGATGAGATCAGCCTCTCCCCGGCTGACGACGACCAGTCCCTG TGCGGGATCTGTATGTGCGCCGCCTCCATGTTTGAAGAGCCTGTTGATATCCCATGTGGGCACGAGTTCTGCAGAGCATGCTGGGAAAG CTTTTTGAACCTGAAGATCCAGGAGGGGGAGGCCCATAACATTTTCTGCCCCGCTTACGACTGCTTCCAGCTGGTTCCTGTGGAGGTCATAGAGAGCGTGGTGTCCAGAGAGATGGATAAGCGCTACCTGCAGTTTGATATCAAG GCATTTGTGGAGAATAACCCTGCAATCCGGTGGTGCCCGCGGGCAGGCTGTGACCGGGCGGTGCGGTTGGCAGGGCAGGGGCCCGGTGCCAGTGCCTCAGACCCACTCAGCTTCCCTCTCCTTCAAGCCCCTGCTGTGGACTGTGGAAAGGGTCATCTCTTCTGCTG gGAGTGTCAGGGACAGGCTCATGAACCTTGTGACTGTCAGACGTGGAAGATGTGGCTGCAGAAAGTTTCTGACATGAAGCCAGAAGAAC TGGCAGGTGTAACTGTGGCGTATGAAGATGCTGCCAACTGCCTGTGGTTACTCACCAACTCCAAACCCTGCGCCAACTGCAAATCCCCCATTCAGAAGAACGAGGGCTGCAACCACATGCAGTGTGCCAAG tgtaagtATGATTTCTGCTGGATTTGTCTGGaggagtggaagaagcacagcTCCTCTACAGGAGGGTATTACCGCTGCACTCGCTATGAGGTGATCCAGCAGGTGGAGGAGCAGTCTAAAGAGATGACCGTGGAG GCTGAGAAGAAGCACAAGAGTTACCAGGAGCTTGATCGATTTATGCACTACTACACACGCTTCAAGAACCATGAGCACAGCTACGAG CTGGAAGATCGTCTCCTCAAAACCGCCAAAGACAAGATGGAGCAGCTGAGCAAAGTGCTGAGTGGAA GAGAAGGAGGTCCTCCAGACACCACCTTCATCGAAGACGCAGTCCACGAGCTTCTCAAGACTCGCCGTATCCTCAAGTGCTCTTATCCCTACGGTTTCTTTCTGGAGCCCAAAAGCAcaaagaaagagatctttgaaCTTATGCAG ACTGACCTGGAGATGGTGACGGAGGACCTTGCCCAGAAGGTGAACAGGCCTTACCTCCGCACCCCCCGCCATAAGATCATCAGGGCTGCCTGCCTGGTGCAGCAGAAGAGGCAGGAGTTCCTGGCCTCTGTGGCCCGAGGGGTGGCACCCAATGACTCACCTGAAGCCCCTCGCCGCAG TTTTGCTGGGGGGAcgtgggactgggagtacttggGCTTTGCGTCTCCGGAG gagtATGCTGAGTTTCAGTACCGCCGCAGACACCGGCAGCGTCGCCGTGGAGACATGTCCAGCCTGAGGAGCAACACGCCGGACTCTGATGACCACAACCCCGGCGCTCTAG ATTCAGAGCTCTTGGGCTGTGGTCAGAGAGCAGGCCTGCCTATG CCTCACGGCTCTTTGGACGAAGACGACCCCAACATCCTGCTGGCCATCCAGCTGTCCCTGCAGGAGTCCGGGCTGGCCGCCGGTGCTGGAGGGGGTGGAGTGGACGCTCAGGAGCTGCTGGCCCACGAGGCGTCCATGGGAGCCATCGGCACATCCTTGCCCTCCAGGCTGGACCCCCTGCTGCACGGGGTGGATGTTCCTCGTGCCGCCCTGAGCAGCTCCGAGCTGCTGGAGGTTGGAGACAGCCTGAAGAAGCTGGGTAACATCAGTGGCCAGAACGTTCCACAGCGCTTCAACAATCTGGGCAATCCTAATCCCGCCTGCCAGCCCACAGGAGACCCGTTCCCACCGCCGGATGGAGAAATGGAGACCACCGACATGGATCCTGCTGACAACGCCAACCTGCTTGGCAACATCATGGCCTGGTTCCATGATATGAACCCTCAGAACATCAGTCTGGTCCCCCCGGCAGCTCCATCGGATCCAGAGTTCGGCGCTCGGGCCCCAGAACAGCCTGGGGAAAACCCATTCCAACAGTGGCCACCAGAGGGCGACAGAGGGGTTAGTGAATTTTGCAGCACTGAAGAGCGCGAGCCCATCAGACCCACTCAGCTGGACCTGGTGAGCGTGGATCTGCCATCAGCACCTCCTCTGGTGGTCCAGACGAGCGAAGACCCGGAAACACCTCACCCTCACCACTCCGAAACCCCAAAATGTGACTCGGACCCCGACCAGCCCAGCAGTAGCTCCTCTGAGTGGGAGGGTCAAGTGCATCTTGTATGA
- the ankib1b gene encoding ankyrin repeat and IBR domain-containing protein 1 isoform X1, which produces MGNTATKFRKALINGDEVLAYQLYEGNPQFKESLDPNTSYGEPYQHNTPLHYAARHAMTRILRSFLFSKDGNPNKRNVHNETALHVLCMGPHILLPEGALQPRLARPYEDERRRSDCLQMILKWTGAKLDRGEYESADVNATDNKKNTPLHYAAASGMKTCVEFLVKRTADLFAENENKETPCDCAEKQHHKELALSLESQMVFSTDPNAEDIEAEYAALDRREFYEGLRVQDLRRLKDMLIVETADMLQAPLFTAEALLRAHDWDREKLLEAWMSNAEDCCQRSGVQMPTPPPRGYNAWDTLPSPRTPRTTRSSITSPDEISLSPADDDQSLCGICMCAASMFEEPVDIPCGHEFCRACWESFLNLKIQEGEAHNIFCPAYDCFQLVPVEVIESVVSREMDKRYLQFDIKAFVENNPAIRWCPRAGCDRAVRLAGQGPGASASDPLSFPLLQAPAVDCGKGHLFCWECQGQAHEPCDCQTWKMWLQKVSDMKPEELAGVTVAYEDAANCLWLLTNSKPCANCKSPIQKNEGCNHMQCAKCKYDFCWICLEEWKKHSSSTGGYYRCTRYEVIQQVEEQSKEMTVEAEKKHKSYQELDRFMHYYTRFKNHEHSYELEDRLLKTAKDKMEQLSKVLSGREGGPPDTTFIEDAVHELLKTRRILKCSYPYGFFLEPKSTKKEIFELMQTDLEMVTEDLAQKVNRPYLRTPRHKIIRAACLVQQKRQEFLASVARGVAPNDSPEAPRRSFAGGTWDWEYLGFASPEMQGRQAVLRGVDPRVHVQSAGGQRQEYAEFQYRRRHRQRRRGDMSSLRSNTPDSDDHNPGALDSELLGCGQRAGLPMPHGSLDEDDPNILLAIQLSLQESGLAAGAGGGGVDAQELLAHEASMGAIGTSLPSRLDPLLHGVDVPRAALSSSELLEVGDSLKKLGNISGQNVPQRFNNLGNPNPACQPTGDPFPPPDGEMETTDMDPADNANLLGNIMAWFHDMNPQNISLVPPAAPSDPEFGARAPEQPGENPFQQWPPEGDRGVSEFCSTEEREPIRPTQLDLVSVDLPSAPPLVVQTSEDPETPHPHHSETPKCDSDPDQPSSSSSEWEGQVHLV; this is translated from the exons ATGGGGAACACGGCGACCAAGTTCCGCAAAGCACTGATCAACGGAGACGAGGTTCTGGCGTACCAGCTGTACGAGGGGAACCCGCAGTTCAAAGAGTCTTTGGACCCCAACACCTCGTACGGAGAGCCTTACCAGCACAACACCCCGCTGCACTACGCTGCTAGACATGCCATGACTCGGATACTCAG GTCCTTCCTCTTCAGTAAGGATGGAAACCCAAACAAGCGCAATGTGCACAACGAGACGGCTCTCCACGTGCTGTGCATGGGGCCGCACATCCTGCTGCCAGAGGGGGCGCTGCAGCCCCGCCTGGCCCGGCCGTACGAGGATGAGCGCCGCCGGTCCGACTGCCTGCAGATGATCCTGAAGTGGACCGGTGCCAAGCTGGACCGCGGCGAGTACGAGAGCGCCGACGTGAACGCCACGGACAACAAGAAAAACACCCCGCTGCACTACGCCGCCGCCTCAGGGATGAAGACCTGCGTGGAG TTTCTGGTGAAGCGGACCGCCGACCTGTTTGCGGAGAACGAGAACAAGGAGACTCCGTGTGACTGTGCGGAGAAACAGCATCATAAGGAGCTGGCCCTCAGCCTGGAGTCTCAGATGGTTTTCTCCACGGATCCCAACGCTGAGGACATTGAGGCGGAGTACGCTGCCCTGGACCGCCGGGAG TTTTATGAAGGTTTGCGGGTGCAGGATCTGCGGAGGCTGAAAGATATGCTGATAGTGGAGACGGCGGACATGCTGCAGGCTCCTCTTTTCACCGCAGAGGCTCTGCTCAGGGCTCACG aCTGGGACAGAGAGAAGCTTCTGGAAGCGTGGATGTCTAATGCTGAGGACTGCTGTCAGCGCTCCGGCGTTCAGATGCCCACTCCACCACCCCGAGGCTACAACGCCTGGGATACACTCCCTTCACCCCGAACCCCACGCACCACCCGCTCCTCCATCACCTCCCCCGATGAGATCAGCCTCTCCCCGGCTGACGACGACCAGTCCCTG TGCGGGATCTGTATGTGCGCCGCCTCCATGTTTGAAGAGCCTGTTGATATCCCATGTGGGCACGAGTTCTGCAGAGCATGCTGGGAAAG CTTTTTGAACCTGAAGATCCAGGAGGGGGAGGCCCATAACATTTTCTGCCCCGCTTACGACTGCTTCCAGCTGGTTCCTGTGGAGGTCATAGAGAGCGTGGTGTCCAGAGAGATGGATAAGCGCTACCTGCAGTTTGATATCAAG GCATTTGTGGAGAATAACCCTGCAATCCGGTGGTGCCCGCGGGCAGGCTGTGACCGGGCGGTGCGGTTGGCAGGGCAGGGGCCCGGTGCCAGTGCCTCAGACCCACTCAGCTTCCCTCTCCTTCAAGCCCCTGCTGTGGACTGTGGAAAGGGTCATCTCTTCTGCTG gGAGTGTCAGGGACAGGCTCATGAACCTTGTGACTGTCAGACGTGGAAGATGTGGCTGCAGAAAGTTTCTGACATGAAGCCAGAAGAAC TGGCAGGTGTAACTGTGGCGTATGAAGATGCTGCCAACTGCCTGTGGTTACTCACCAACTCCAAACCCTGCGCCAACTGCAAATCCCCCATTCAGAAGAACGAGGGCTGCAACCACATGCAGTGTGCCAAG tgtaagtATGATTTCTGCTGGATTTGTCTGGaggagtggaagaagcacagcTCCTCTACAGGAGGGTATTACCGCTGCACTCGCTATGAGGTGATCCAGCAGGTGGAGGAGCAGTCTAAAGAGATGACCGTGGAG GCTGAGAAGAAGCACAAGAGTTACCAGGAGCTTGATCGATTTATGCACTACTACACACGCTTCAAGAACCATGAGCACAGCTACGAG CTGGAAGATCGTCTCCTCAAAACCGCCAAAGACAAGATGGAGCAGCTGAGCAAAGTGCTGAGTGGAA GAGAAGGAGGTCCTCCAGACACCACCTTCATCGAAGACGCAGTCCACGAGCTTCTCAAGACTCGCCGTATCCTCAAGTGCTCTTATCCCTACGGTTTCTTTCTGGAGCCCAAAAGCAcaaagaaagagatctttgaaCTTATGCAG ACTGACCTGGAGATGGTGACGGAGGACCTTGCCCAGAAGGTGAACAGGCCTTACCTCCGCACCCCCCGCCATAAGATCATCAGGGCTGCCTGCCTGGTGCAGCAGAAGAGGCAGGAGTTCCTGGCCTCTGTGGCCCGAGGGGTGGCACCCAATGACTCACCTGAAGCCCCTCGCCGCAG TTTTGCTGGGGGGAcgtgggactgggagtacttggGCTTTGCGTCTCCGGAG ATGCAGGGCAGGCAGGCAGTGCTCAGGGGAGTTGATCCGCGGGTCCACGTTCAGAGTGCAGGAGGCCAGCGGCAG gagtATGCTGAGTTTCAGTACCGCCGCAGACACCGGCAGCGTCGCCGTGGAGACATGTCCAGCCTGAGGAGCAACACGCCGGACTCTGATGACCACAACCCCGGCGCTCTAG ATTCAGAGCTCTTGGGCTGTGGTCAGAGAGCAGGCCTGCCTATG CCTCACGGCTCTTTGGACGAAGACGACCCCAACATCCTGCTGGCCATCCAGCTGTCCCTGCAGGAGTCCGGGCTGGCCGCCGGTGCTGGAGGGGGTGGAGTGGACGCTCAGGAGCTGCTGGCCCACGAGGCGTCCATGGGAGCCATCGGCACATCCTTGCCCTCCAGGCTGGACCCCCTGCTGCACGGGGTGGATGTTCCTCGTGCCGCCCTGAGCAGCTCCGAGCTGCTGGAGGTTGGAGACAGCCTGAAGAAGCTGGGTAACATCAGTGGCCAGAACGTTCCACAGCGCTTCAACAATCTGGGCAATCCTAATCCCGCCTGCCAGCCCACAGGAGACCCGTTCCCACCGCCGGATGGAGAAATGGAGACCACCGACATGGATCCTGCTGACAACGCCAACCTGCTTGGCAACATCATGGCCTGGTTCCATGATATGAACCCTCAGAACATCAGTCTGGTCCCCCCGGCAGCTCCATCGGATCCAGAGTTCGGCGCTCGGGCCCCAGAACAGCCTGGGGAAAACCCATTCCAACAGTGGCCACCAGAGGGCGACAGAGGGGTTAGTGAATTTTGCAGCACTGAAGAGCGCGAGCCCATCAGACCCACTCAGCTGGACCTGGTGAGCGTGGATCTGCCATCAGCACCTCCTCTGGTGGTCCAGACGAGCGAAGACCCGGAAACACCTCACCCTCACCACTCCGAAACCCCAAAATGTGACTCGGACCCCGACCAGCCCAGCAGTAGCTCCTCTGAGTGGGAGGGTCAAGTGCATCTTGTATGA